In Lates calcarifer isolate ASB-BC8 linkage group LG15, TLL_Latcal_v3, whole genome shotgun sequence, one genomic interval encodes:
- the LOC108883197 gene encoding homeodomain-interacting protein kinase 1, with amino-acid sequence MTSNYRDQVQFPTSEEEETTSSSPSSSGDEAQVVLGVLSSPSSDYLVQSFIGEGVFGKVAKCLKAATKETVAVKIIMNSNFAPQAKNEVAILEELRAFDSDRFNFVRCNNAFVDREHICIEFEMLDMSLMDFLANKPSHSLTVKEIRPILHQMATALQLLRSLGVVHTDLKLDNIMMVDHVNQPLKIKMIDFGLARHVSQTEWGSYMQPLYYRSPEVILGLPFTAAIDMWSLGCIAAELFLGHALYPGSCEYDMLRHIVRTQGQLPQQLLNRGVKTRCFFRRNRCRERRWRLKTALEYGQVTCTKSYFKSLDDLKKIRPACHLSNEDTMAEIKDRDNFMDLLKKMLYLDVDKRILPSHLIEDPFITMSDLAESYPNSFYVKTCCEVMEVCRDQNLRSYNRGSEVQLVQQPLAKPAGLHQHRLHYQPGAA; translated from the exons ATG ACTTCAAATTATCGGGATCAAGTTCAGTTTCCTACTTCTGAAGAAGAGGAGACCACCTCCTCATCTCCCTCTTCTTCAGGTGATGAGGCCCAAGTCGTCCTGGGCGTCCTCTCCTCCCCGTCCTCTGACTACCTGGTGCAGTCTTTTATCGGAGAGGGTGTCTTTGGAAAAGTGGCCAAGTGTTTGAAGGCCGCCACCAAGGAGACGGTGGCTGTGAAGATAATCATGAACAGCAACTTCGCACCTCAGGCAAAGAACGAG GTGGCCATCCTTGAAGAACTGAGGGCTTTTGATTCAGACAGATTCAACTTTGTCAGATGCAACAATGCTTTTGTCGACAGAGAGCACATTTGTATTGAGTTTGAAATGCTGGACATGAGTCTGATGGATTTCCTGGCAAATAAACCTTCCCACTCTCTCACTGTGAAGGAAATCCGTCCAATCCTGCATCAG ATGGCCACTGCACTACAACTCCTGAGGAGCCTTGGAGTTGTGCATACAGACCTCAAGCTAGACAACATCATGATGGTGGACCATGTAAACCAGCCGCTCAAGATTAAAATGATTGACTTTGGCTTGGCCCGACATGTCTCACAGACAGAGTGGGGCTCATACATGCAGCCGCTCTACTACAG GTCTCCAGAGGTCATCCTGGGACTTCCCTTCACAGCAGCCATTGACATGTGGTCTCTGGGCTGCATTGCTGCTGAGCTGTTCCTGGGCCATGCACTTTACCCGGGAAGTTGCGAATATGACATG CTGCGACATATTGTGAGGACACAGGGTCAGCTGCCGCAGCAACTTCTCAACAGAGGAGTCAAAACCAGGTGCTTTTTCAGGAGAAACAGGTGTCGTGAACGTCGATGGAGATTAAAG ACGGCTCTAGAATATGGACAAGTCACCTGCACCAAGAGCTATTTCAAGTCCCTGGATGACCTGAAGAAG ATCAGACCAGCGTGTCATCTATCAAATGAGGACACCATGGCAGAAATCAAAGACCGGGACAACTTTATGGATTTGCTGAAGAAAATGCTTTATCTGGACGTAGATAAACGGATACTACCAAGCCATCTAATTGAGGATCCATTCATCACCATGAGTGATCTTGCAGAGAGTTACCCCAACAGCTTCTA TGTGAAAACATGCTGTGAAGTGATGGAAGTCTGTCGGGATCAGAATCTTAGATCTTATAACAGGGGCTCTGAGGTTCAGTTAGTCCAGCAGCCGTTGGCTAAACCTGCAGGCCTCCACCAGCACCGCCTGCACTACCAGCCTGGAGCAGCATAG
- the LOC108883198 gene encoding uncharacterized protein LOC108883198, which produces MSSTSKEAPSYTGNIKPVRKMTRDTFEASLSGERSPEPERKRMEMNSKKVSSEATPSTSKAKPQRKRITATFVKQRKNKRMMPHIPRQAPSEGPSNTAADKPARKRTRATLEAAHSGSRNLDSTSPERKKMNPGGAQTHKELLQNYKEAPTEATASTSQAKPQRKRTWATFIASYSGIKRLDTGSPERKKLKMSLYEVKTITGLPQNSKEASTEATSSTDRAKPQRKRTWATFITSHTGIRRYDTGSPERKKKKMSLDEVETQTATLHNSHQASSSKANGSEIGEAPDCSSPKTKTGRKGRGRSKSVDWLRTRRKVYQMQKPSVTLRRSW; this is translated from the exons ATGTCCAGCACCTCTAAGGAGGCTCCATCCTACACAGGCAACATTAAACCTGTGAGGAAAATGACAAGGGACACTTTTGAAGCCTCGCTGAGTGGTGAAAG AAGCCCAGagccagagaggaagaggatggagatGAACTCCAAGAAGGTTTCGTCTGAGGCTACACCCAGCACGTCCAAAGCTAAGCCTCAGAGGAAAAGGATAACAGCCACATTTGTAAAGCAGAGGAAGAATAAGAGGATGATGCCTCACATTCCCAGACAGGCTCCATCTGAAGGCCCATCcaacacagctgcagataaACCAGCAAGGAAAAGGACCCGGGCCACTTTGGAAGCTGCACACAGTGGGAGCAG AAATCTGGACAGCACATCgccagagaggaagaagatgaaccCAGGTGGTGCGCAGACACACAAAG AGTTGCTTCAAAACTATAAAGAGGCTCCAactgaagctacagccagcacgAGCCAAGCTAAACCTCAGAGGAAAAGGACCTGGGCCACTTTCATAGCTTCATACAGTGGGATTAA ACGTCTAGACACCGGCTCaccagagaggaagaagctgAAGATGAGCTTGTATGAAGTGAAGACAATAACAG GGTTGCCTCAGAACTCTAAAGAAGCTTCAACTGAAGCTACATCCAGCACGGACAGAGCTAAGCCTCAGAGGAAAAGGACCTGGGCCACGTTTATAACTTCACACACTGGGATTAG ACGTTATGACACTGGCTCACcggagaggaaaaagaagaagatgagCTTGGATGAGGTGGAGACACAAACAG CAACGCTCCACAACTCTCACCAGGCTTCATCCAGCAAAGCCAACGGTTCAGAGATTGGAGA AGCTCCAGACTGCTCATCTCCAAAGACgaaaacaggaaggaaaggaaggggAAGAAGCAAAAGTGTGGATTGGCTGAGGACACGCAGAA AAGTCTACCAGATGCAAAAACCCTCAGTGACTCTGAGGAGGTCTTGGTGA